From Domibacillus sp. DTU_2020_1001157_1_SI_ALB_TIR_016, a single genomic window includes:
- a CDS encoding GntR family transcriptional regulator codes for MATKHSIVKQAIQSRILDGTFLPHQKISSESELMKEFGVSRHTVRLAIGDLVNKGWLYREQGAGTFCADRQANGAVLDPAGQKNIALITTYISDYIFPSIIRGAESVLSEQGYHVTLFSTNNNHQTEREILEKILSGSFDGVIVEPTKSAFSNPNINYYLNLERQNIPYVMMNAYYDELEPLYVAVDDERGGFLQTEFLIKQGYRNIAGFFKTDDIQGVKRMKGFLKAHRKHRIPIEPQNIITYYTEEKESKPAQELDQLLKQQGDGAPDSLVCYNDQLALSLLNLLREKKLRVPDDIAMVGYDDSFLADVSEVKLTTVTHPKSDLGREAARLVLELVQERKGSAAQREPKQESILFEPELHIRSSVKIAEEAHKQ; via the coding sequence TTGGCAACCAAACACAGCATCGTGAAACAAGCGATTCAATCGCGCATTTTGGATGGTACATTTTTGCCTCACCAAAAAATCAGTTCGGAAAGTGAGCTGATGAAGGAGTTTGGAGTCAGCCGCCATACGGTCAGGCTTGCAATAGGCGATCTTGTCAACAAAGGCTGGCTTTACCGGGAGCAGGGAGCAGGCACATTCTGCGCTGACCGTCAGGCAAACGGTGCGGTTTTGGACCCGGCTGGACAGAAAAATATTGCCCTTATTACAACGTATATTTCAGATTATATTTTTCCGTCCATTATTCGGGGTGCGGAATCTGTATTAAGCGAGCAGGGCTATCATGTTACACTTTTCAGCACAAACAACAATCATCAAACAGAACGGGAGATTTTAGAGAAAATACTGTCCGGTTCATTTGATGGAGTGATTGTTGAGCCAACCAAAAGTGCATTCAGCAATCCGAATATCAACTATTATTTAAATTTAGAACGGCAGAACATTCCTTATGTGATGATGAATGCCTACTATGATGAGCTTGAGCCTCTTTATGTCGCAGTGGATGACGAACGAGGAGGTTTTCTGCAGACAGAGTTTTTAATTAAGCAGGGGTACCGGAATATTGCCGGTTTTTTTAAAACCGACGATATCCAGGGGGTCAAACGGATGAAAGGCTTCCTGAAAGCACATCGGAAGCATCGGATTCCCATTGAACCGCAAAATATTATTACGTATTACACCGAAGAAAAGGAAAGCAAGCCGGCTCAGGAACTGGATCAGCTGCTCAAACAGCAGGGAGACGGGGCACCGGATTCTCTTGTATGCTACAATGACCAGCTGGCGCTCAGCCTGCTGAACCTTCTGCGTGAGAAAAAACTCCGTGTCCCGGACGATATCGCCATGGTTGGATACGATGACTCCTTTTTAGCGGATGTATCTGAAGTCAAGCTTACCACAGTTACACATCCAAAAAGTGATCTTGGCAGGGAAGCGGCGCGGCTCGTTTTAGAGCTTGTTCAAGAGAGGAAAGGGTCAGCGGCACAGAGGGAACCAAAGCAGGAATCCATTTTATTTGAACCGGAGCTTCACATTCGGTCATCGGTTAAAATAGCAGAAGAAGCACATAAACAGTAA
- a CDS encoding carbohydrate ABC transporter permease, translated as MEHISSRTKWLLTGLALVITLFHLVPFYILITTSLKKVGDFTSKWAFPTSFDTENFVLAWEQANLGNAFINTAIITICSAVLLIFFGSMAAYALARRTTKLNKYVYMLFVGVMVIPPLTALVPLYRLVVDVGLMNTHLVAILNNVAAFMPLTIFLYAGFIRSTIPKELEEAARIDGASTLGVFFRVVFPLLKPITATVLIISSVYIWNDYQFAIFFLQDSSVQTLTVALAGFFGQNSSQLNLVAAAALMASLPMVIVFLFLQRFFIEGLAAGSVKG; from the coding sequence ATGGAACACATATCTTCAAGGACAAAATGGCTGCTGACCGGGCTCGCTCTTGTCATTACGCTTTTTCACCTCGTCCCGTTTTATATACTGATCACCACATCGCTGAAAAAAGTGGGGGATTTCACGTCAAAATGGGCGTTTCCCACTTCCTTTGATACTGAAAATTTCGTGCTTGCCTGGGAGCAGGCAAATCTCGGCAACGCGTTTATCAACACGGCGATTATTACTATTTGCTCAGCCGTTTTATTGATCTTTTTTGGCTCAATGGCGGCGTATGCATTGGCACGCCGGACAACAAAGCTGAATAAATATGTGTACATGCTGTTTGTTGGAGTGATGGTAATTCCACCGCTAACAGCACTTGTACCCCTGTACCGGCTTGTTGTCGATGTCGGCTTGATGAACACCCACCTTGTTGCGATCTTAAATAACGTGGCAGCTTTTATGCCGCTGACGATTTTCCTTTATGCTGGCTTTATCCGTTCGACGATTCCGAAAGAATTGGAAGAAGCGGCGCGAATCGACGGAGCGAGTACACTTGGTGTTTTTTTCAGGGTTGTATTCCCACTTTTAAAGCCAATTACGGCGACTGTGTTAATCATTTCCTCCGTTTATATTTGGAACGACTATCAATTTGCGATTTTCTTCCTGCAGGATTCGAGCGTGCAGACCTTAACGGTAGCCCTGGCTGGTTTCTTCGGACAAAACTCAAGCCAGTTGAATTTAGTAGCAGCCGCCGCCCTTATGGCTTCGCTGCCAATGGTGATTGTGTTCTTGTTCCTGCAGCGTTTCTTTATTGAAGGACTTGCAGCCGGCAGTGTAAAAGGATAA
- the araA gene encoding L-arabinose isomerase: MLAIDKKEFWFVTGSQHLYGEEALQEVQKNSEEVVNGLNGEAELSYPIVFKEVLTTSGDIHQLMQQANSDENCAGIITWMHTFSPAKMWIAGLKALQKPLLHLHTQFNREIPWSSIDMDFMNLNQAAHGDREYGFIGTRMQIGRKVIVGHWQDESVKKNVSDWMNIAAAVTEGPNIRVARFGDNMRNVAVTDGDKVEAQIKFGWVVDYYGIGDLVEEMNNVTQDQIDSLYEEYKQQYIFEESDDICAAIKEQARIEIGLRSFLERGNYNAFTTNFEDLHGMEQLPGLAAQRLMADGYGFAGEGDWRTAALLRMMKIAAGNKQTSFMEDYTYHLEAGNEMILGSHMLEVCPTVAASKPRIVVNPLSIGGKADPARLVFDGMSGQAVNASLVEMGGRYRLIVNVVDAVESPQQTPNLPVAKVLWKPQPSLKTATESWIYAGGAHHTVLSFAVSAEQLYDFAEMAGIECIIIDKDTKTSQLRNELKWGEAIWK; encoded by the coding sequence ATGTTAGCAATAGATAAGAAAGAATTTTGGTTTGTTACAGGAAGCCAGCACTTGTACGGAGAAGAAGCGCTGCAAGAAGTTCAGAAAAATTCAGAGGAAGTCGTAAATGGACTAAATGGAGAGGCTGAGCTGTCTTACCCGATTGTTTTTAAAGAAGTACTGACAACATCCGGAGATATTCACCAGTTGATGCAGCAGGCGAACAGCGATGAAAACTGTGCCGGCATCATTACCTGGATGCATACTTTTTCTCCGGCGAAAATGTGGATTGCTGGTTTGAAAGCGCTGCAAAAGCCGCTTCTTCATCTGCATACACAGTTTAACCGTGAGATCCCGTGGAGCAGCATTGATATGGACTTCATGAATCTAAACCAGGCGGCACATGGAGACCGTGAGTATGGATTTATCGGTACACGTATGCAAATTGGCCGCAAAGTCATTGTCGGTCACTGGCAGGATGAGTCAGTTAAGAAAAATGTAAGCGACTGGATGAATATCGCCGCTGCGGTAACTGAGGGGCCGAATATCCGGGTTGCCCGCTTTGGTGACAATATGCGGAACGTAGCCGTTACGGATGGTGACAAAGTAGAAGCGCAAATTAAATTCGGCTGGGTCGTAGACTATTATGGCATTGGTGATCTTGTAGAAGAAATGAATAACGTCACACAGGACCAAATCGATTCTCTTTATGAAGAATACAAGCAGCAATATATATTTGAAGAAAGTGATGATATTTGCGCGGCGATCAAAGAACAGGCACGAATCGAGATCGGGCTGCGTTCGTTCTTGGAACGGGGAAATTATAACGCGTTCACAACAAACTTTGAAGATTTGCACGGCATGGAGCAGCTGCCAGGCCTTGCTGCACAGCGGCTGATGGCAGACGGCTACGGATTTGCTGGTGAAGGCGACTGGCGTACAGCCGCTCTGCTCCGCATGATGAAAATCGCGGCAGGCAACAAACAGACATCGTTTATGGAAGATTATACGTATCATTTAGAAGCCGGCAATGAAATGATTCTTGGCTCGCACATGCTTGAAGTGTGCCCGACTGTTGCCGCCTCGAAACCGCGTATTGTTGTGAATCCATTGTCCATTGGAGGCAAAGCAGACCCGGCCCGTCTTGTGTTTGATGGTATGAGCGGCCAGGCAGTTAACGCATCACTTGTTGAGATGGGCGGGCGTTACCGGCTGATCGTCAATGTGGTAGACGCGGTTGAGTCACCGCAGCAAACGCCGAATCTGCCGGTTGCTAAAGTGCTGTGGAAGCCGCAGCCGTCTTTGAAAACAGCCACTGAATCCTGGATTTACGCAGGCGGAGCCCATCACACTGTTCTTTCATTCGCTGTCAGCGCTGAGCAGCTGTATGATTTTGCAGAAATGGCCGGCATTGAATGCATTATCATTGATAAGGATACAAAAACCTCCCAGCTTCGCAACGAGCTGAAGTGGGGAGAAGCAATCTGGAAATAA
- a CDS encoding FGGY-family carbohydrate kinase has translation MNKLDLIKADIASSRTALGIEFGSTRIKAVLIDSNHSSIASGSYEWENRLEEGIWTYSLDDIWKGLQTSYQEMANEVKEKYGVILQKVGAIGFSAMMHGYMAFNKDGELLVPFRTWRNSITEQAEKELTALFNYNIPQRWSIAHLYQAIINGEEHVENIDFFTTLAGYIHWKLTGKKVLGAGDASGMFPIDVETKDYDTRMIQAFDDLIMEKNYPWKLKEILPQTMQAGDEAGQLSEDGAKLLDVSGSLQAGIPLCPPEGDAGTGMVATNSVAQRTGNVSAGTSVFAMIVLEKELKKVYPEIDLVTTPSGSLVGMVHANNCSSDINAWMKLFEEFSEALGYQVNKDKLFEVLFNRALEGDKDCGGLLSYGYYSGENITGMREGRPLFVRSPESNFNLANFMRVHLFSALGTLKIGMDILLHEENIGIDKILGHGGLFKTKGVGQKIMAAAMNAPVSVMETAGEGGAWGIALLASFTANKEENESLEEYLDKKVFGDNVGVEVEADEEDVEGFEAFMDRYKQGLAIEQAAIDHLLIQKKVEQLV, from the coding sequence ATGAATAAGCTGGATCTAATAAAAGCTGATATCGCTAGCAGTCGAACAGCTTTAGGTATTGAGTTTGGTTCTACTCGCATCAAGGCCGTTTTGATTGACTCTAATCACTCGTCCATAGCTTCTGGAAGCTATGAATGGGAGAATCGTTTGGAAGAGGGAATATGGACATATTCTCTTGATGACATTTGGAAAGGTCTTCAAACAAGTTATCAAGAGATGGCAAATGAAGTGAAAGAAAAGTATGGCGTAATCCTTCAAAAGGTTGGTGCCATTGGCTTTAGTGCGATGATGCACGGCTATATGGCGTTTAATAAAGACGGAGAGCTGCTGGTTCCATTCCGTACATGGAGGAACTCGATCACTGAACAGGCAGAAAAAGAATTAACAGCCCTTTTTAATTATAATATCCCGCAAAGATGGAGTATTGCTCATTTATATCAAGCGATTATAAACGGAGAAGAACATGTAGAAAATATTGATTTCTTCACAACATTAGCTGGCTATATCCATTGGAAACTGACCGGCAAAAAAGTTTTAGGGGCTGGAGATGCTTCTGGTATGTTTCCAATTGATGTGGAAACAAAGGATTACGATACAAGGATGATTCAAGCTTTTGATGATTTGATCATGGAAAAGAATTATCCGTGGAAATTAAAAGAGATTTTACCGCAGACGATGCAGGCGGGTGATGAAGCTGGGCAATTATCAGAAGATGGCGCCAAGCTATTAGACGTGAGTGGCAGCCTTCAAGCTGGCATTCCGCTTTGTCCTCCAGAAGGCGACGCAGGAACGGGCATGGTCGCAACCAACAGTGTTGCCCAGCGTACAGGAAATGTTTCAGCGGGAACGTCAGTGTTTGCGATGATCGTGCTGGAAAAAGAATTGAAAAAGGTTTATCCAGAAATCGACCTCGTGACTACGCCTTCTGGAAGCTTAGTTGGTATGGTTCACGCGAATAACTGTTCTTCTGACATCAATGCCTGGATGAAGCTGTTCGAAGAGTTTTCAGAAGCCCTGGGTTATCAAGTAAATAAGGATAAACTGTTTGAAGTCTTGTTCAATAGGGCTCTTGAAGGGGATAAGGATTGCGGAGGACTACTGTCTTACGGTTATTATTCTGGTGAGAATATTACAGGAATGAGAGAAGGCCGGCCGTTATTCGTCCGTTCGCCAGAAAGCAATTTTAACCTTGCAAACTTTATGCGTGTACATTTATTTTCGGCACTTGGCACTTTGAAAATCGGGATGGACATTCTTTTACATGAAGAAAATATTGGGATCGACAAGATTTTGGGACATGGAGGTCTGTTTAAGACCAAAGGTGTTGGACAGAAGATCATGGCCGCAGCCATGAATGCGCCTGTATCTGTTATGGAAACTGCTGGTGAAGGCGGTGCTTGGGGAATTGCGCTGCTTGCATCTTTTACAGCTAATAAAGAAGAAAATGAATCATTAGAAGAGTATCTGGATAAAAAGGTATTTGGCGACAATGTCGGTGTGGAAGTAGAGGCAGACGAAGAAGATGTGGAAGGTTTTGAAGCCTTTATGGATCGTTATAAGCAAGGACTTGCCATTGAGCAAGCCGCTATTGATCATTTACTCATTCAGAAGAAAGTAGAGCAGCTGGTTTAA
- the araD gene encoding L-ribulose-5-phosphate 4-epimerase → MLDQLKQEVLEANLSLPKHGLVTFTWGNVSGFDEREQLVVIKPSGIAYDQLTVEDMVVVDLDGNVVEGTLKPSSDTATHLILYKHFSGIGGVVHTHSPCATSWAQAGRAIPALGTTHADYYYGEVPCTRPLTREEIEQAYEVETGNVIIETFTHLDPKAMPGVLVYGHAPFNWGKTPSEAVHNAVVLEEVAKMGLNTFQLNPDTEPIDQFLLDKHYLRKHGVNAYYGQKG, encoded by the coding sequence ATGCTGGATCAATTAAAACAGGAAGTGCTGGAAGCAAACTTATCTCTTCCGAAGCATGGACTCGTTACTTTTACCTGGGGTAATGTAAGCGGTTTCGACGAAAGGGAGCAGCTCGTTGTCATTAAACCGAGCGGCATTGCGTATGACCAGCTGACTGTAGAAGATATGGTTGTCGTAGATTTGGACGGAAATGTAGTAGAAGGGACGTTAAAGCCTTCATCAGATACAGCCACGCACTTAATTCTATACAAGCATTTTTCGGGAATTGGCGGCGTGGTTCATACTCACTCTCCCTGTGCTACAAGCTGGGCGCAGGCGGGCAGAGCCATTCCGGCGCTTGGAACCACACATGCTGATTATTACTATGGAGAAGTTCCCTGTACCCGCCCGCTGACAAGGGAGGAAATTGAACAGGCATATGAAGTGGAGACCGGTAATGTCATTATTGAAACCTTTACACACCTTGATCCAAAAGCGATGCCTGGTGTTCTCGTGTACGGACATGCGCCGTTTAACTGGGGAAAAACGCCAAGCGAAGCGGTTCATAATGCAGTTGTACTGGAAGAAGTGGCTAAGATGGGCTTGAATACGTTTCAGTTGAATCCGGACACTGAGCCGATTGACCAATTTTTGCTGGATAAGCACTATTTGCGGAAACACGGAGTTAACGCCTATTACGGGCAAAAAGGATAA
- a CDS encoding aldose epimerase family protein, with translation MDIMTGTINGINIKEFTLSNKNGMTVSFLDYGCIITKIVVPDREGKLENVVLGYENADRYVQNPWYLGAIIGRFAGRIGSGSFELDGKTYTLEQNDGNNHLHGGKSGFDKVVWKSECIAGGVRFTHESPDGKGGYPGNVKAVVTYTLNDENEFAIHYEAVSDQPTLLNMTNHTYFNLSGDLKRDITDHVLQLDSDRYGELNEELLPTGMLRPVEGTAFDFRGGQSIRAGVESDDPQNKLAGEGYDHPFLLNGQEDIILSDEGSGRVLRMKTDQNCVVLYSGTQITDGEKLDGGISRKYAGLCLETQELPDSVHQPHFPQSIIRAGETYKAHTIYQFSIQ, from the coding sequence ATGGACATTATGACAGGCACCATTAATGGCATCAATATAAAAGAGTTTACGCTGTCAAATAAAAATGGCATGACTGTGTCGTTTTTAGATTATGGCTGTATCATTACGAAAATCGTTGTGCCGGACCGGGAAGGAAAGCTGGAAAACGTTGTACTCGGCTATGAGAATGCAGATCGTTATGTTCAAAATCCATGGTATTTGGGGGCGATAATTGGCCGGTTTGCCGGACGGATCGGCAGCGGATCATTCGAGCTGGACGGAAAAACGTATACACTTGAACAAAACGATGGGAATAATCATCTGCATGGCGGCAAATCTGGTTTTGACAAAGTAGTTTGGAAATCGGAATGTATAGCAGGCGGTGTCCGGTTCACCCATGAAAGTCCTGATGGAAAAGGCGGATATCCGGGGAATGTGAAAGCAGTGGTTACGTACACGCTGAATGATGAGAATGAATTTGCGATTCATTACGAAGCGGTCTCGGACCAGCCGACTCTTCTCAATATGACCAACCATACGTATTTTAATTTAAGCGGCGATTTAAAGCGGGATATTACCGACCACGTGCTCCAGCTCGACAGCGACCGGTATGGGGAGCTAAATGAGGAACTTCTGCCGACCGGCATGCTGCGGCCGGTTGAAGGCACGGCTTTTGATTTCCGCGGCGGCCAGTCCATCCGAGCCGGTGTAGAGTCAGATGATCCGCAGAATAAGCTGGCGGGTGAAGGATATGATCATCCATTCTTGTTAAACGGGCAGGAGGATATCATCCTATCAGATGAGGGAAGCGGCCGTGTGCTGCGTATGAAAACGGATCAGAACTGTGTTGTTTTATATTCTGGCACGCAAATAACAGACGGAGAAAAACTGGATGGCGGAATTTCCCGAAAGTATGCAGGTCTTTGCCTTGAAACTCAGGAACTGCCAGATTCTGTTCACCAGCCGCACTTTCCGCAAAGCATTATCCGTGCAGGAGAAACGTATAAAGCCCACACGATTTATCAATTTAGCATCCAATAA
- a CDS encoding carbohydrate ABC transporter permease — MKTKSAKLKRSRRESSLWWMYLPSVLIVVLFIVYPFIDGIRISFTNWNGFSQTYDYIGLDQYKRMFADPDTWLVVKNTLLYGIGSTILQNIVGLGYALLLNHNLKVRSFTRTVIYLPVIISPLIMGYIWYFFFAFQGGALNDIFLLFGKEPINALGNPAVNPYIIVFVNTFQFVGIAMIIYLAGLQSISKDYYEAANIDGATGWQKFKNITIPLLMPSITINMVLNIIGGLKLFDVIVALTNGGPGNASQSMSTFMYNLYFSRQDAGYAATQGVLMAVIILVISMAALIYFKRKEVEA, encoded by the coding sequence ATGAAAACAAAAAGCGCCAAGTTGAAAAGAAGCCGCCGGGAATCGTCTCTTTGGTGGATGTATCTGCCCAGTGTCCTGATTGTTGTTTTGTTTATTGTATATCCGTTTATAGATGGAATTCGTATTTCCTTTACCAACTGGAACGGGTTCTCACAAACGTACGATTACATTGGGCTTGATCAATATAAGCGTATGTTCGCTGATCCTGACACATGGCTTGTTGTAAAAAATACATTGCTGTACGGCATAGGCAGTACGATTTTACAAAACATTGTCGGACTGGGTTACGCTTTATTGCTCAATCACAATTTAAAAGTACGCTCTTTCACACGAACGGTTATTTATCTGCCGGTTATTATCAGCCCGCTTATTATGGGCTACATCTGGTATTTCTTCTTTGCGTTTCAAGGAGGAGCATTAAATGATATTTTCCTTCTATTTGGAAAAGAGCCGATTAACGCGCTCGGCAACCCCGCTGTAAACCCGTATATTATTGTTTTTGTGAACACTTTCCAATTCGTCGGTATTGCCATGATTATCTATTTGGCAGGACTGCAAAGCATTTCAAAAGATTATTACGAAGCAGCGAACATCGACGGAGCAACCGGCTGGCAAAAGTTTAAAAACATTACGATTCCGCTTCTTATGCCGTCTATTACTATTAATATGGTACTGAATATTATTGGCGGATTAAAGCTGTTTGATGTAATCGTCGCTTTGACAAATGGCGGACCGGGGAATGCTTCCCAGTCGATGTCTACTTTTATGTACAATCTTTATTTTTCACGCCAGGATGCAGGCTATGCGGCGACCCAGGGGGTTTTAATGGCGGTTATTATTTTAGTCATCAGCATGGCGGCGCTCATCTACTTTAAACGAAAAGAGGTTGAAGCATAA